One Euwallacea fornicatus isolate EFF26 chromosome 14, ASM4011564v1, whole genome shotgun sequence genomic region harbors:
- the Mob4 gene encoding MOB kinase activator-like 4, protein MSKMKMADGATILRRNRPGTKAKDFCRWPDEPFEEMDSTLAVQQYIQQLIRKDPTNIDLILRIPENHDEGVWKYEHLRQFCMELNGLAVRLQGECHPETCTQMTATEQWIFLCAAHKTPKECPAIDYTRHTLDGAACLLNSNKYFPSRVSIKESSVAKLGSVCRRVYRIFSHAYFHHRQIFDEFENETCLCKRFTLFVTKYNLMSKDNLIVPILEEENTPGESEA, encoded by the exons ATGTCAAAAATGAAGATGGCCGATGGTGCTACAATTTTGCGAAGAAATCGACCAGGAACCAAAGCAAAG gATTTCTGCCGCTGGCCAGATGAGCCGTTCGAAGAAATGGATAGTACCTTGGCGGTACAACAATATATTCAACAACTTATCCGCAAGGATCCCACCAACATTGACTTGATTCTCAGAATCCCTGAGAATCATGATGAAGGGGTTTGGAAATATGAACATTTGAG ACAGTTTTGTATGGAACTCAATGGTTTGGCGGTCCGATTGCAAGGTGAATGTCATCCAGAAACTTGCACCCAAATGACTGCAACAGAACAATGGATTTTTCTGTGTGCTGCACACAAAACCCCTAAAGAATGTCCCGCGATAGACTATACGAGACACACCCTAGATGGAGCTGCTTGTTTGTTAAatagcaataaatattttcctagCAG gGTTAGCATTAAGGAGTCTTCAGTGGCGAAGTTGGGTTCAGTATGCCGGCGAGTGTATCGGATTTTCTCGCATGCGTATTTCCATCATAGACAAATATTCGACgaatttgaaaacgaaacgtGTCTGTGTAAGAGGTTTACTCTGTTTGTTACCAAATACAACTTGATGTCGAAGGACAATCTCATTGTCCCTATTCTTGAGGAGGAAAATACTCCAGGGGAATCAGAGGCATAA
- the LOC136343273 gene encoding mitochondrial translation release factor in rescue, with protein MMLNKFKIVLAIPRFRIYSTIKKQIDFSLLPLLNEHDLEEQQVKGSGPGGQKVNKTSSCIVLKHIPTGLVVKCQETRFLEQNKKKARELLLKKLDNQINGENSIEAQTKKLQDKKRYSNEQKKEKMRQLKEKWKKSVVDTEK; from the exons ATGATGTTAAACAagtttaaaatagttttggcAATACCTAGATTTAGGATATATTCAACTATTAAAAAGCAAATAGACTTTTCCCTACTTCCATTATTAAATGAACATGACCTGGAAGAACAGCAAGTAAAAGGGTCAGGTCCTGGAGGACAAAAGGTCAATAAGACATCAAGTTGTATTGTTCTCAAGCATATTCCTACAG gtCTTGTGGTGAAATGTCAAGAAACTAGATTCCTCGaacaaaataagaagaaagccagagaattattattaaaaaaattggacaatcAAATTAATGGGGAAAATAGTATTGAAGCTCAAACCAAGAAATTAcaagataaaaaaagatattcaAATGAAcagaaaaaggaaaagatgcggcagttaaaagaaaaatggaaaaaaagtgTTGTAGATACTGAGAAATAG